One stretch of Thermanaerosceptrum fracticalcis DNA includes these proteins:
- a CDS encoding (Fe-S)-binding protein, which produces MGEVMIGLEEYRRNLTYCLQCGLCLGECPVFRSSRLASLTSRGRMRILYALVEGELTVTGRLSEILDQCLMCEACSSLCPSGMPVAQIMAVARHLIKTREGLPFTKKITLWALSDLERAGKLAQLADPFCSLATDRVSDGLIPKGLFKKFMPLHQLPKFGEQSFLERYGGIHRPGQKPVKRVGYFVGCMTNLCYQSTGKAVLQHLLDGGYEVVIPRDQQCCGLPAFTYGDLEEARKKARENLQIFRAAKVDMVVADCASCANMWKENVGMVLAKDKPEEILPVMEVMGFLARENSLPKKLSQTGGLKVAYHAPCHTRREEISRQALRQVLYYNEGAQYIAMETETKCCGGGGSFGLLHPELLKGIQREKIEEIQEKKPDILITTCPSCRMYLTSGVRGAGLSTQICHPLELV; this is translated from the coding sequence GTGGGTGAGGTAATGATTGGGTTAGAAGAATATCGACGTAACCTCACCTACTGCCTCCAGTGCGGTTTGTGTCTGGGTGAATGCCCTGTGTTTCGCTCAAGCCGCTTGGCTTCCCTGACGTCCCGAGGCCGCATGCGTATCTTATATGCTCTTGTAGAGGGGGAACTAACAGTTACAGGGCGGTTGAGTGAAATCCTGGACCAGTGCCTCATGTGTGAAGCCTGTTCTTCCCTCTGTCCTTCCGGTATGCCCGTGGCCCAGATCATGGCTGTAGCTCGTCATCTGATAAAGACCAGGGAAGGCCTTCCTTTCACAAAAAAAATAACCTTATGGGCATTAAGCGATCTGGAAAGAGCAGGGAAACTGGCGCAATTGGCAGACCCTTTTTGCAGCTTGGCTACTGATAGAGTTTCTGATGGGTTAATCCCCAAGGGCCTCTTCAAAAAGTTTATGCCTTTACACCAGTTGCCCAAGTTTGGGGAACAAAGCTTTTTAGAAAGGTATGGAGGAATCCATCGACCTGGACAAAAACCTGTCAAACGTGTAGGCTATTTCGTGGGATGTATGACTAATCTGTGCTACCAGTCCACGGGTAAGGCTGTTTTACAGCATCTCCTGGACGGCGGATACGAGGTGGTCATCCCCCGGGACCAGCAGTGCTGCGGCTTACCGGCTTTTACCTATGGGGACCTGGAGGAGGCCCGGAAAAAAGCCCGGGAGAATCTACAAATCTTCAGAGCTGCCAAGGTTGATATGGTTGTGGCTGACTGTGCTTCCTGTGCCAATATGTGGAAAGAAAATGTGGGAATGGTTTTAGCCAAAGATAAGCCTGAAGAGATTCTACCTGTTATGGAGGTTATGGGTTTTTTGGCTAGGGAGAACAGTTTACCAAAAAAATTGTCCCAAACCGGCGGGCTAAAAGTAGCCTATCATGCGCCCTGTCATACCCGGCGTGAAGAGATATCTAGACAGGCATTACGGCAAGTATTATATTATAATGAAGGAGCACAGTACATCGCTATGGAGACTGAAACCAAGTGCTGTGGTGGCGGGGGCAGTTTTGGGCTGCTGCACCCTGAGCTGTTGAAGGGCATTCAGAGAGAAAAAATAGAGGAAATACAGGAGAAAAAGCCAGATATCCTCATTACCACTTGCCCTTCCTGCCGCATGTATTTGACGTCGGGAGTACGGGGAGCCGGACTTTCCACCCAAATCTGTCATCCCCTGGAATTGGTGTAG
- a CDS encoding UxaA family hydrolase, giving the protein MKELLGYWRPDEQVGIRNHLVIMSSVVCANRATELIAAAVPGAIPITHQHGCAQIGADMEMVFRTLEGTGKNPNVGAVLVVGLGCESVDAADLAGRIAVSGKPVDFVSIQKSGGTARTVEAGTKKAIKMAERLGQARREPFGWEHLILGTECGGSDTTSGIAANPVTGGVADRVVNLGGTVILSETPEIIGAEHIMAKRAVTPELGQQFLELIKQVEARYLRLGANFRGGNPSPGNVKGGLTTLEEKSLGAIHKAGTSKFQEILDYGERPSKKGLVVMDTPGHDVESLTGMAAGGSQVSIFTTGRGTPTGHPICPIIKVTGNPQTWERMGDDMDINASTVIMGRETLADVEEHLFRYLVEVINGRLARAEVMGHREFGITRLSMSL; this is encoded by the coding sequence ATGAAAGAACTGCTGGGTTACTGGCGGCCCGATGAGCAAGTCGGAATCAGAAACCACCTGGTAATCATGTCTTCGGTGGTGTGCGCTAATAGAGCTACAGAACTCATTGCAGCGGCAGTCCCGGGGGCCATACCTATCACTCACCAGCATGGCTGTGCTCAGATTGGTGCTGATATGGAGATGGTTTTTCGTACCTTAGAGGGTACCGGGAAAAACCCTAACGTGGGAGCTGTCCTGGTAGTAGGCCTGGGTTGCGAGAGTGTGGATGCGGCCGATCTGGCCGGTCGTATTGCGGTAAGTGGTAAACCTGTAGATTTTGTCTCTATTCAAAAGTCTGGCGGAACAGCCAGGACTGTAGAGGCAGGGACCAAAAAAGCCATTAAGATGGCAGAACGGTTGGGCCAGGCCAGGAGAGAGCCTTTTGGCTGGGAACACCTGATCCTGGGAACAGAGTGCGGAGGGTCTGATACTACCTCCGGCATTGCCGCCAATCCTGTAACTGGCGGTGTAGCCGATCGTGTTGTAAATTTGGGAGGCACGGTTATTCTATCCGAAACACCGGAAATCATCGGTGCGGAGCATATCATGGCTAAGCGCGCTGTTACGCCCGAACTGGGTCAGCAGTTTTTGGAACTGATCAAGCAAGTAGAAGCTCGTTATCTCCGGCTCGGAGCGAATTTCAGAGGAGGAAATCCTTCCCCCGGAAATGTTAAAGGCGGCCTTACTACTCTAGAAGAAAAGTCCTTGGGTGCTATTCACAAAGCGGGAACCAGCAAATTCCAGGAAATTTTAGACTATGGGGAAAGGCCTTCTAAGAAAGGACTGGTAGTCATGGATACTCCGGGTCATGACGTAGAGTCCCTGACGGGTATGGCGGCTGGTGGCAGTCAGGTGTCTATTTTCACCACCGGTCGGGGGACACCCACCGGTCATCCCATTTGCCCGATAATTAAGGTTACAGGGAACCCTCAAACCTGGGAACGGATGGGAGACGATATGGACATTAATGCTAGTACTGTAATTATGGGACGCGAAACGCTGGCTGACGTTGAAGAGCATTTGTTCCGTTACCTGGTTGAGGTCATTAACGGGCGGCTTGCCAGAGCGGAGGTGATGGGGCACAGGGAATTTGGCATTACTAGATTATCCATGTCATTATAG
- a CDS encoding Nramp family divalent metal transporter gives MSIEIGKKTNIPSYPNIQKDVLITYPEPPKDLTQGKFMDLIKYFGPGAILASITIGSGEVFFASRGGAIFGYAILWCFMLGAVMKGVQTYTANRYITLTGEHPMNRWAYIFPGPKGWFPLLMGILSIFCFPFWQGGISSLLGTLLSKNFAFFSTQIWASLLILGAFSLFMAGGYDAMEKAQTAIVGTMVVALLVAVVAAKPDWLQVLIGSFIPTIPSYEPWIAAKYPSIAGRPVWVEVVTYLGAIGGGTYDYIGYTGLMREKGWGVLGREDLDQIRDYLDGLQEGQRIPLSEDPEEVRKGLAWAKAPFMDNLVSFVLLVIFTIGFMVNGAVILNTAQLVPANNDMLTHQAKFLTQIHPMLVYLYYLAVFCALFGTIYGCYMGYVYTTYETFAPVSRKIKELGFKGIKLPVSLYIALGGLVAVWTGLNPVAIITPASILGGVLTGGIWCLAMYWTDRKMMPKSYQLGTAASVLLIISGIVMTILGIIAVLQYLKVL, from the coding sequence TTGAGTATTGAGATTGGTAAGAAAACGAATATTCCCAGTTATCCAAATATTCAGAAGGACGTATTGATTACCTATCCTGAACCGCCCAAGGATTTGACCCAAGGTAAATTCATGGATCTGATTAAGTACTTTGGCCCTGGTGCCATTTTAGCTTCGATTACCATTGGTAGTGGTGAGGTCTTCTTTGCTTCCAGGGGAGGAGCTATCTTTGGTTATGCCATTCTCTGGTGCTTTATGTTAGGTGCAGTCATGAAAGGTGTTCAAACCTATACTGCTAACCGCTATATTACCCTTACCGGCGAACATCCCATGAACCGGTGGGCATATATTTTCCCAGGGCCTAAAGGTTGGTTCCCCTTACTCATGGGTATCCTCTCTATCTTCTGTTTCCCCTTCTGGCAGGGCGGTATTTCTTCACTCCTGGGAACCTTATTGAGTAAGAACTTCGCTTTCTTTTCAACACAAATTTGGGCAAGTTTGCTGATCTTAGGTGCCTTTAGTTTATTTATGGCCGGTGGCTATGATGCCATGGAAAAAGCCCAAACTGCCATTGTCGGTACCATGGTTGTAGCTCTCTTAGTTGCCGTTGTGGCGGCTAAACCTGATTGGCTCCAAGTACTTATAGGTAGTTTTATTCCCACTATTCCTTCATATGAACCCTGGATTGCTGCTAAGTATCCAAGTATAGCTGGCCGCCCCGTTTGGGTTGAAGTCGTAACCTATCTGGGAGCTATCGGCGGCGGTACATATGACTATATCGGATACACCGGCTTAATGCGTGAAAAAGGCTGGGGCGTATTAGGCAGGGAAGACCTGGATCAAATCAGGGATTACCTTGATGGCTTACAAGAGGGACAGCGCATTCCTCTCAGTGAAGACCCTGAGGAAGTTAGAAAAGGTCTCGCCTGGGCCAAAGCGCCTTTCATGGACAACTTAGTATCCTTCGTACTCCTGGTTATCTTTACTATCGGTTTCATGGTTAACGGTGCAGTAATCCTTAACACCGCTCAATTAGTACCTGCTAACAATGACATGCTGACACATCAGGCTAAATTCTTAACCCAGATTCATCCTATGCTTGTTTACCTCTACTACCTGGCTGTATTCTGTGCACTCTTTGGTACAATTTACGGCTGCTACATGGGTTATGTTTATACTACCTATGAAACTTTTGCACCTGTATCCAGGAAGATTAAGGAATTAGGTTTCAAAGGCATCAAATTACCAGTATCCCTCTACATTGCTCTAGGTGGTCTTGTGGCTGTTTGGACCGGACTTAACCCCGTAGCCATCATTACACCTGCCTCCATCCTGGGTGGTGTGCTGACCGGTGGTATCTGGTGTCTGGCTATGTACTGGACTGACAGAAAGATGATGCCTAAGTCCTATCAACTGGGAACTGCAGCTTCTGTTCTTCTCATTATTTCTGGTATTGTAATGACCATCTTGGGTATAATTGCAGTTCTCCAGTATCTTAAAGTACTCTAA
- a CDS encoding UxaA family hydrolase: protein MQEKNVVVMSKRDNVATVIRDLAEGETLIAETIMDVKTLQPIPFGHKVALRDIQAGEEVIKYGESIGAAFAFIKAGEHVHIHNTEGRRGRGDQQGR, encoded by the coding sequence ATGCAGGAGAAAAATGTGGTGGTAATGAGTAAACGAGATAACGTAGCCACGGTAATAAGAGACTTGGCTGAAGGTGAAACACTTATAGCCGAAACAATCATGGACGTGAAAACCCTTCAACCCATTCCCTTTGGTCATAAAGTTGCCTTGAGGGACATTCAGGCGGGGGAAGAAGTGATTAAGTACGGGGAATCCATCGGTGCAGCTTTTGCCTTTATCAAAGCAGGTGAACACGTACATATCCATAACACGGAAGGACGCAGAGGACGCGGTGATCAACAGGGGAGGTAG
- a CDS encoding FAD-binding oxidoreductase, which translates to MEDKKIDVKGLRKDLVHVLSEAAVLTDPADLMAYRNDASWFSGTPLAVVLPTSTEEVKRVLTYGYRQGIPMIPRGSGTGLSGGIVPVEESLVIDMGRMNKILEIDRDNMTVKVQAGVITAEIHRAVEREGLFYPPDPASQTVCTIGGNIATRAGGPRGVKYGTTKDYILGLEAVLPPGEVLVYGGKVMKLSVGYEFGRLLVGSEGTLGIITEAILKVIPKPKYKKTMLVSFNDLNAAATTVSELVARGVIPTTLELMDQETVRAVESFRNVGYPTSAEGVLLIECDGAEEDNVTKQMQEVTDVCRMMGAQNIVVAANEEQVARLWLGRRSMFAAFAQAAPTVVTEDVTVPRRRVPDIVRVIKETSARYNIRVGVGGHAGDGNMHPNFMVDKRDSAQMEAVEHVMSEVAKAALEMGGVLSGEHGVGLAKAPFVSWQLGPQGIRYMQAIKKVLDPANLMNPGKLWTVKGEGGVSGG; encoded by the coding sequence TTGGAAGATAAAAAGATTGATGTAAAGGGTTTACGTAAGGATTTGGTCCACGTTTTATCAGAGGCTGCTGTATTAACAGATCCTGCTGACCTGATGGCTTATCGTAACGATGCCAGTTGGTTTTCGGGAACTCCTTTGGCGGTGGTCCTGCCCACATCTACGGAAGAAGTGAAACGGGTTCTTACCTATGGCTACCGCCAGGGTATTCCTATGATACCCCGGGGAAGCGGTACAGGTTTGTCTGGAGGTATTGTCCCCGTAGAAGAGTCCCTGGTGATTGATATGGGAAGGATGAATAAGATCCTGGAGATTGACCGGGATAATATGACGGTCAAGGTTCAGGCTGGGGTTATAACGGCTGAAATTCACCGGGCTGTAGAACGGGAAGGGCTTTTTTATCCACCCGACCCTGCCAGCCAGACGGTGTGCACCATCGGTGGTAATATTGCCACGAGAGCAGGGGGGCCCCGGGGCGTGAAATATGGTACCACCAAGGACTATATCCTGGGCTTGGAAGCCGTGCTGCCGCCCGGTGAAGTGCTGGTCTACGGTGGTAAAGTCATGAAATTATCAGTGGGGTACGAATTTGGGCGGCTGCTTGTGGGCTCTGAGGGTACCCTGGGTATCATTACTGAGGCAATCTTAAAAGTTATTCCGAAACCGAAATATAAGAAGACAATGCTGGTAAGTTTCAATGATTTAAATGCGGCAGCTACTACGGTTTCTGAGCTGGTAGCCAGGGGAGTCATTCCGACAACCCTGGAACTCATGGACCAGGAAACGGTAAGAGCCGTGGAATCTTTCCGGAATGTAGGATATCCTACTAGTGCTGAAGGTGTTCTTTTAATAGAATGTGACGGGGCCGAAGAAGATAATGTAACGAAACAAATGCAGGAAGTTACTGATGTTTGCCGGATGATGGGCGCACAAAATATTGTGGTGGCCGCCAATGAGGAACAGGTAGCCCGCTTATGGCTTGGCCGCCGCTCTATGTTTGCAGCCTTTGCCCAGGCTGCACCCACAGTAGTGACGGAAGATGTGACAGTGCCCCGGAGACGGGTGCCCGATATTGTGCGGGTCATTAAAGAAACCAGTGCCCGCTATAATATCAGGGTTGGTGTGGGAGGCCATGCCGGCGATGGCAACATGCATCCCAACTTTATGGTGGACAAAAGGGACAGTGCCCAGATGGAAGCTGTGGAACATGTGATGAGTGAGGTGGCTAAAGCGGCCCTGGAGATGGGCGGTGTACTTTCCGGGGAACATGGTGTGGGCCTGGCCAAGGCACCCTTTGTTTCCTGGCAGTTAGGACCCCAGGGCATTCGCTATATGCAGGCCATCAAAAAAGTACTTGATCCGGCCAATTTGATGAATCCAGGTAAGCTATGGACAGTCAAAGGTGAGGGAGGGGTTAGTGGTGGGTGA
- a CDS encoding DUF362 domain-containing protein, whose product MVSGLIKEWSKMELPSMVRVRQKFERPRVKDIAQTIREQFENQGLEERLQPGARIAVGVGSRGIHCIAEVTKAVIDLLKDKGFNPFIIPTMGSHGGATPEGQKHILEEYGITEETMGVEILSSLDVTEVGTVTIPSSPEAFPVYVDNYALKADGIVVINRVKPHTLFRGDVESGLMKMLTIGLGKHQGASMVHRQGTEYFHELIPAVGEKILEKAPIYFGVGIVENAYEEPADIRVVPKENFRQVDRELLAKAKAIMGKIKIPEIDVLILQEIGKDVSGDGMDPNVVGRYLVPGIKGDIQVQKIVVLDLTEKTEGNANGTGLADVITKRLFDKIDYMKSYINSFTATMLNSVKIPMIIDTDEEAIQVAVGACARVKPDKLKVVYVRNTLFLDEIYVSEYLAKELAGLQGFEIIGEPEPFVFDEKGNLVIPSWSPAHN is encoded by the coding sequence ATGGTTAGTGGTCTAATTAAGGAATGGAGTAAAATGGAACTTCCCAGTATGGTGCGTGTCCGGCAAAAATTTGAACGGCCCCGGGTGAAAGACATTGCCCAGACTATTCGAGAGCAGTTTGAAAACCAAGGTTTGGAAGAGCGCCTGCAGCCAGGTGCCAGGATTGCTGTAGGTGTAGGCAGCCGGGGTATCCACTGTATTGCCGAGGTTACCAAAGCGGTTATTGATTTATTGAAAGACAAGGGGTTTAACCCCTTTATCATACCGACAATGGGAAGCCATGGCGGGGCCACGCCTGAAGGGCAAAAACATATCCTGGAGGAGTATGGTATAACTGAAGAAACCATGGGTGTAGAAATCCTTTCTTCTTTGGATGTTACTGAGGTAGGAACGGTCACTATACCTTCCTCCCCTGAAGCTTTTCCTGTCTATGTAGATAACTACGCTTTAAAGGCCGATGGCATTGTAGTGATTAACAGGGTCAAGCCTCACACTTTATTTAGAGGTGACGTGGAGAGCGGTCTGATGAAAATGCTGACCATTGGCCTGGGCAAGCACCAGGGAGCCAGTATGGTGCATCGCCAGGGCACGGAGTATTTTCATGAGTTAATCCCGGCGGTGGGTGAAAAAATCCTGGAAAAGGCCCCCATCTATTTTGGGGTGGGTATTGTGGAAAATGCCTACGAAGAGCCTGCAGATATCCGTGTAGTCCCCAAAGAAAATTTTCGGCAGGTGGACAGAGAACTCCTGGCTAAAGCTAAGGCCATTATGGGGAAAATCAAGATTCCTGAAATAGATGTCCTCATTCTTCAGGAAATTGGCAAGGATGTCAGCGGTGATGGAATGGATCCCAACGTGGTAGGGAGATATCTGGTCCCCGGAATCAAAGGTGATATTCAGGTACAGAAGATTGTTGTGCTTGACCTCACGGAGAAAACAGAGGGTAACGCCAATGGGACCGGCCTGGCTGATGTGATTACCAAACGTCTCTTTGACAAAATTGATTATATGAAGAGTTATATTAACTCTTTTACCGCCACTATGCTTAATTCGGTGAAAATCCCCATGATCATTGATACTGATGAGGAAGCTATCCAGGTGGCGGTCGGCGCCTGTGCCCGTGTGAAACCCGATAAGCTGAAAGTTGTTTATGTTCGGAATACCCTGTTCCTAGACGAGATTTATGTCTCGGAATACCTGGCTAAAGAGTTAGCAGGACTGCAGGGCTTTGAAATTATCGGTGAACCTGAACCTTTTGTTTTTGACGAAAAGGGTAATTTAGTCATACCAAGTTGGAGCCCAGCCCACAATTAA
- a CDS encoding HpcH/HpaI aldolase family protein produces the protein MRENILKKKLKEGKVCMGTFARLNPAAVEILGLTGWDFVVIDMEHGVYDYPTVENMLRAARSSGTTSLVRVAEPRPSYVMRALDTGAEGVQIPQVETAEQVKMLMEAARYYPQGKRGLCSFVRAAGYSIIPPAEHIPTSNEEVLTVVHIEGAQVAEKVEEIIAVPGIDVIFLGPWDLSQSLGVPGEVKHPRVVEVMEKVTMACRKKGVAIGTFARDPEDARYWAESGVQYIMHSTDAGMLVQASKDKLAAFRTVISG, from the coding sequence ATGAGGGAGAATATACTGAAGAAAAAGTTAAAGGAAGGCAAGGTGTGCATGGGGACTTTTGCCCGTTTAAATCCGGCTGCCGTAGAGATACTCGGTCTTACCGGTTGGGATTTCGTGGTTATCGATATGGAACATGGCGTATATGATTACCCTACAGTTGAAAATATGCTGCGGGCAGCCCGGAGTTCAGGGACTACCAGCCTGGTGCGGGTGGCTGAACCTAGGCCTTCCTATGTCATGCGAGCTTTGGACACCGGAGCCGAAGGGGTACAGATCCCTCAGGTAGAAACGGCTGAACAGGTAAAGATGTTGATGGAAGCGGCTCGCTACTATCCCCAGGGGAAAAGGGGTCTCTGCAGTTTTGTGCGGGCTGCCGGTTATTCCATCATTCCTCCTGCCGAACACATCCCTACCTCTAATGAGGAGGTATTAACTGTTGTTCATATCGAGGGGGCCCAGGTGGCAGAAAAAGTTGAAGAAATCATTGCTGTACCCGGTATTGACGTCATCTTCTTAGGGCCATGGGATTTGTCCCAGTCTCTGGGGGTGCCTGGAGAGGTTAAACATCCCAGGGTAGTGGAGGTAATGGAGAAGGTAACAATGGCCTGCCGGAAGAAAGGGGTAGCCATAGGAACTTTTGCCAGGGACCCCGAGGATGCCCGCTACTGGGCAGAGAGTGGTGTGCAGTACATAATGCACTCCACTGACGCCGGGATGCTGGTACAGGCCTCTAAAGATAAGCTGGCAGCCTTCAGAACAGTAATATCAGGTTAA
- the ilvD gene encoding dihydroxy-acid dehydratase, translating into MEKQVKSQRSQKARDLWPQSDALRMGTNWSEGDLDKLQILVDDVWGESHPGSVHLDRLSRDVAIGVWESGGRPVHFHVTDICDGWAQGHDGMNYILASRETMADMVELHGSVWPWDGMVLISSCDKSIPAHLMAAARLDLPAVHVPGGSMRPGPRMSNSILGDCSTRKKEGTISEEEVRSRQRTAAPTCGACQFMGTASTMQCMAEALGLALPGSALAPATMAVIQNLARQAGQAVIRLAEKGITASQILTGKAFENAVAIHAAIGGSTNATLHLPAVAAELGLELPLEVFDRYNRLIPHLAWVQPSGPYPSEAFWFAGGIPLVQWYIKDYLHLDVMTATGKTLGENLAELEAAGYFEQYLGFLHNYGINRDDVITPPPKAKMKGSIAVLYGNLAPEGAVIKYSAVEPEMMVHKGPARVFDSEEDCCGAVTEGKVRPGDVLIIRYEGPCGSGMPEMLMTTEALVIKPELAKTTALVTDGRFSGGTRGPCIGHVQPEAVEGGPIALVEDGDIIEINIPERQLNIVGIAGNEVSAEEVAKVLEVRKQGWTAPAPRFTRGVMAKMIAKQRRR; encoded by the coding sequence ATGGAGAAACAGGTTAAAAGCCAACGTTCGCAAAAAGCCAGGGACCTCTGGCCCCAATCCGATGCCCTGCGCATGGGCACCAACTGGTCGGAAGGTGATTTAGATAAACTGCAAATTTTAGTAGATGATGTGTGGGGAGAAAGTCATCCCGGCAGTGTCCACCTAGACCGTTTAAGCCGGGACGTAGCTATTGGCGTTTGGGAGTCGGGGGGACGACCTGTCCACTTCCATGTTACAGACATCTGTGATGGCTGGGCCCAGGGGCATGACGGTATGAACTACATACTGGCTTCCAGGGAAACCATGGCGGATATGGTTGAACTTCACGGCTCCGTCTGGCCCTGGGATGGTATGGTTCTCATTTCTTCTTGTGATAAATCCATACCGGCTCACCTGATGGCTGCCGCCCGTTTGGATCTTCCTGCGGTTCATGTACCCGGAGGGAGTATGCGGCCTGGGCCCCGTATGAGTAACTCTATTTTGGGAGATTGCTCCACACGAAAGAAAGAAGGAACGATCAGCGAGGAAGAGGTACGCTCTAGGCAACGGACAGCAGCGCCAACCTGCGGTGCTTGCCAGTTTATGGGTACCGCCAGTACCATGCAGTGTATGGCTGAGGCCCTGGGTTTGGCTCTACCGGGGAGTGCTCTGGCTCCCGCCACCATGGCAGTCATACAAAACCTGGCCCGGCAGGCCGGACAGGCCGTGATTAGGCTAGCGGAGAAGGGCATTACTGCCTCCCAAATCCTAACAGGGAAGGCCTTTGAAAATGCTGTAGCGATACATGCAGCCATTGGTGGTTCTACCAATGCCACTCTCCATCTTCCTGCGGTAGCAGCAGAATTAGGGTTGGAGTTACCTTTAGAAGTTTTTGACCGTTACAACCGCCTCATACCTCACCTGGCCTGGGTACAGCCCAGCGGTCCCTATCCCAGCGAAGCTTTCTGGTTTGCAGGTGGGATACCTCTTGTGCAGTGGTATATTAAAGATTACCTGCATCTGGATGTCATGACCGCCACGGGTAAGACTCTGGGAGAAAATCTGGCTGAGCTTGAGGCGGCCGGATATTTTGAACAATACCTTGGTTTTCTACATAATTATGGCATCAACCGCGATGATGTGATAACTCCCCCGCCAAAAGCAAAGATGAAGGGTTCCATCGCCGTCCTCTACGGTAATTTGGCTCCGGAAGGTGCAGTCATCAAGTATTCGGCAGTGGAGCCGGAAATGATGGTGCACAAAGGCCCGGCCCGTGTCTTTGACAGTGAGGAAGATTGCTGTGGGGCAGTAACGGAAGGCAAGGTACGTCCGGGAGATGTTTTAATCATTCGTTATGAAGGACCCTGTGGCAGCGGTATGCCGGAAATGCTGATGACTACTGAAGCTTTGGTAATAAAGCCGGAGCTTGCCAAGACTACGGCGCTTGTTACTGACGGGCGTTTCTCCGGAGGTACCCGTGGACCTTGCATCGGTCACGTACAGCCTGAGGCTGTGGAAGGGGGACCAATTGCCCTGGTGGAAGATGGCGATATTATTGAAATCAACATACCGGAGCGCCAGTTGAATATCGTCGGTATTGCTGGCAACGAAGTTAGTGCAGAAGAGGTAGCGAAGGTTTTAGAGGTTCGCAAACAGGGTTGGACAGCACCTGCTCCCAGATTTACCAGGGGTGTTATGGCCAAAATGATCGCAAAACAAAGGAGGCGATAA